CCTCCTTACTCTTTCATCACTTGATGACTCTGAAAGTTGAAGCTAGCTTTGTTTAGACAGACACCATATCTAGTTCATCTATTGAAAGACAGTCCGAGTTTAATATGGCTTGGCTGACTCTATTCTCCTATTTTATGGTCATTAGTCTGTCCTGGTCTCTTCCTTATTGTCATGGAAGTTGAATTAGAAGTTTCTGAAGATGATCCTTATGAGGGTTCTCAAATTCCTTCAATTCAGAAACAGGAAAAGAGTTTTCTGATAAAAGGGAAGTTCAGGAATGTCTCGTCCTACTTGCCGAATGTGACGTTATCGTCTGTCTGGTTATATGATCTGTAGAGAATATGCTTTAGTTGAGAAATTATAGAGGGGGAGGAAGAAAAGGTTTGTTAGCTATTTTGAGTGTGGAGAAGGGCAGGATTGTATTATTTTGGTTGAAAGTTGGTGTTGTGATGCATCCTTTGGGAGATGCATTATGATAATGAAGATGGGACTGTGAGAGATTTGTTTTGGTTGGGATATGGTGGGAGAAGTTAGCCAATGAGATTTCTGACAAAATGGTGTCAGAGGCTCCACATATGATCCCTCTTTTAGTTATGGTTTGTAATGGAAACACTGACAGTGCTTGATGACTACAGAGTGTACTGTTTTTCCCCCATGGGAATGAAAACACAGGCACAGGCAATAGAGGAAATTAAGTATCCACAAAAGTCAGAGAGCCAAACTTCAGTGTTAAGATTCCATCAATACCATTTCCACTCCTAAGTGGATTGCTTTTCTTGTGTTTTTAACCCATCCACATTAACATTGGAGAAAACTAACATGGTGCCGAGTTGTTTTTAAGTCTAGAGCTATTTAGTATCAGTTTGGAATGCGTACTTATTTGGTTGGAGTTAGAGGGAGAGACAGAGAAAGAGGAAACGATGAAGTTTCTTGATAAATGTGCAAAAGAGAGGAGGAGAATATAGAATTTTTTGATAAATATGCAAACTTCAATAGTGAATATTATTAAAAACATGTGTAGTTCAGTTATTCAACACTAACTTAAGAAGTCCGTGGGCAAACATCCCTTCATTAACttttgttaaaatatatttttagtattAAGAAAAAGTAATAAAGAACAGTTTTTTTAGGACAAAATAAATAACTGCTTTCTTTTAATGTATTCCGTTGAGTTCAACTTTGTTTTTGATCTTAGTTCAATTTGTTCAAAGTTATTATATATGGAACTGAATTTTGGTAAGTAAACCAAAATTATGTCTAAAGAAGaactaaataatttaattgactCGTCAATTTTCTTCAATCCATCATGTAAGTTAACTAATGCTTGTAATAAATTGTGTACATTTTTTTAGAAACCTATTGATATCAAAACAAATAAAgagttaattttatatttaatattgatgAATAATGGCAATGTTAAGAGTTCATTCAAGTCTTGCTCTAATTACTATtgtagaaagaaaaaggaaaaagtataTTAAAGAAATTTCAATGAACTTATTTAATTAGGATATGTATGATGTAAATTAGAAAGGAAAGGATATTAAGATCTCAACAGGATAGATTAATTATTAAAGTTCACTTCTTTTCTTCCGGGATTTAGATCTTCCCATCATTCATAGTAATGTAAGGAGCAAAAACATTGTTTTtatcttaattttataattatatttgctGGCAACttcttaataaatatattaataaaaatttaagggGCAATTGTATATTTAGTCCTAAAGTATTAATAGATATAATAtagtataaaataatttaaagatATAGCAAAAGTTAGATCTAATTAGCTATTACTAATAGACTTGTTTATTGGAGTTACCGATAGATTtcgctatatttgtaattatacctaaatttaaatatttaaataaccTCGAAACTGGGCCGGGCCAAGTGTAAGGACGTTGAGAACGAGTCAATTTTGGGACTGATTCTGGTCCATCACTTTAAAAAGCGCGCGAAAAAgttcaatttaaatttagacGAGACTAGACGCACGTGTCCGTTACGATTTGTAAGAAGAACGCGCAACCGCAGATCAGAGTCGAACAGAGATGGACCGTCGTGGCCATCGTTTCTCCGTTCACGCCGTTGAATTCTGAAGCAGAATGAAGTGATGCTCCTCTGGTGCCGGACGGAAGTAAGTAACAGCTTTCCCTCAGTTTCAGTTTCCGGTTATTCTGTTTGAAGACAAAGGAAGAACTTCAACTCCAAATATAGCAGAAAGGGATATCGAAACAGATATCGTAATAGTCTGTTCTCAATGGAGAAGAGGTTGCGTTCTTCTCTTGAATCCTCGGCGGAAGAATTCGTCTCCTCTGCTGTAAAACTTAGCCTCAAGTCGTCAAAGCACACactcaaaaccctaattcaTGGCGTAAAATCTTCTTCTGGCTACACCTCCTCTATTCCTCTTGCCCTACAACCTCCTATTTCTCGCGCCATCGCAACTTTTCAGAATCTTACTGGCTCCAATTGCACTAACCCTAATCCACAACGCATCCCTAGCCCCTCCAACTCCCCCCAGCCTCCTTCCACTAAACGTCTGCGACGATCTTTGCGACACTCCAGAACTCGGGAATTTGAAGGTTTAGAGAGTAATGGGTCAAATGCGAACTCACGAAAGGAGAAAGTTCTGGGAGAGCTTGAAATTCTGTCGTACCTTGTACTCTTATGCATTTCGCACCCTAAAAGAGTATTTTCTCTGACTGATTTACTGCCGTGTGCTCGGGACTTGCatgataatttgattatatttgagTCGGATTCAGTATTATCTACGGAGATTGCTAATTTGTGCGAGGAATGGTGGAAGGAGGACTTGCCGGGGCGAGAATCTCTGATCTCTCAGTCACTCCCTTTCCTGCTCTCCAGATCGTTGACGCTAAAGAAGAAGGTGGATGTGCACAAGGTTTATATGCTTCGGGAGGCATTTTCTTTGTTTGATTTTGAAGACGAGAGTATTGAAGATCTGAAATTTTTGCTAATTCGTTGCGTTATTGCTCCTTTGTATTTGAAAACCGAGGATGGTCGTCGATTTGTTGCATATACTTTTGGCTTAAGTCGACAGCTATTGAAGGAAGCATTGGCAGTTATTCGATCCCAAATTCCGTTTGGGAGAAAATCTATGTTGGAGGGGTATGGAGACATTGTGTTTCGTGCTTGGCGAAATTCTGAAGAAAATACAAGGGATGAAATCGAAAATGGATTTTTGCAGGGTTTGGTGGAGGGTGCCATTCACGCGAGCACAAGCGTATTTGCTGCTTCAATTAGAAGGGTTTTAGGAGGGTTTATAAACCAGCGAACGGTTGATGGTGTTGAGAAGCTTCTCTTCAGTCTAACTGAGCCTGTGATATTTCGATCACTGCAGgtatttctctctttttaataTGTTCTTGTGAGTTGTAACATTCTGAGATTCAGTAGTCTGCATTCATCATCTTGTTTTCAGTAAACATTTTAGAAGATGAACTAAAGTGTTGAGCTTTAAggttttggttttaaatttgtAAGTGTTTTAGGCTTTGTAGTGAGGTCTCAGTTGTAGCAGGTTTTATGTTCATAGCCTATTGTCCTAATTTAATAGCTTAAGCTTTTTAATGttctaattgatttaattcaCCGTCTTTCTCACAAGTTGAAagtaaaatcattttctttgaaatttaaatgtccAATGTTTATGATTCTTGGAGGGATAAAAGAGATATCAGCATGTTGTAACCTTGTTCGTGAAACTCTGACAACAATGAGTTAATATAGTGCAGCTTCTATTGTGTAGTTTACTCAAGGGATTCTGCTTATAGTTGGAAGTATATAAACATTAAGCTTTGGTCAGTATGTGATTCTTATCATCCTGCTGAATTTTTTGTAGGTTGCAAATTCAAATGTTCGTCAAAATTCATTGCATCTACTTTTGGATGTGTTTCCTCTTGAAAATCCTGATGCTACAAAAGAGCTGAAAGACACATTGCTTGATAGACAGTTCTTTTTAATAGAGAAACTTCTCACGGATGAAAGTCCAGATGTGAGAGTTGTAGCAGTTGAAGGTTGTTGTCgcattctttatttattttgggaAATTATCCCTTCTTCAACCATCACAAAGATCATTACCAAGATTTTTGATGAAATGTCACGTGATATATCCAATGAAGTCAGGCTTTCAACATTGAATGGCGTAATCTATTTGTTTGGGAACCCCCAATCTCATGAGATTTTAAAAGTGATCTTGCCAAGGTTGGGACATTTGATGCTGGACAATGCTCTTTTGGTAAGAGTAGCTCTAGCAGATCTCCTCCTCCTTATCAGGGATGTTCGTGATTTCCAGTTTAATAAGGTAAGGGTATCCTATAAGTCTATAACTATTTTTTCTAGTAAAAATGCTGCAAAGGTGTGTTTTTGTCCATAATGTATTCCCGAATCTCTCTGCAGGTTGTCAGTTTAGATGTATTGTTAACTGTACTTGCACACGATCAACCCATTATTAGTCAGAAAATTACTAGATTGCTGATGCCATCGTATTTCCCCACCAAAGTGTCAACTAAAGAGGCATGCAGCCGTTGCATTACACTTATAAAAAGATCTCCCATGGCTGGAGCAAGATTTTGTGAATTTGCTGCATCAGAAGGGGCATCACTTAAGTCCATTGTGGAACTTGTTCGAGCGCTAATTGATTTGGTTTCGTCCTCTGCCAAGCTAGATGAAAATTACATTGATGGTTTACTTCTTTCAGCTAAATACCTTTGCAGCTGCATTTCGAAGGAGCCATGTTACAAGATCGATCTCAAAGATTTGTTCACCGCTAAAAAATTGAAGAGCTTGCTCTTGGTAGCACAATCTAGGTGTGCTCGATCTTCTTTATTCAAcatcttttcctcattctctccTGATGATTTTACGGATCTTCTTGATGAGTGCATGCAATTACTTACAAACTGTCATGGATTATCAGGAGACATAGAAAAGCAAGCTGAAGTGAGGTCTGGCCATAAGTTTTTTCAGGCTTGTGATGCATTGGACGTTATGTTTGAAGCCATGACATTGATACTGCAGAAATCTGCATATCGTTGCCATATTAAATTTGGAACTGAAATTCCAAAGCTCAGTGTTTCCTctggaaagagaaagaaatgcaAATTATCAGGAAAAATACTATCTAGATTAAAGCATTTTGGTGGAAAAAAGTCTCTGAGCTTTGAAGAAGACTACTTTGTTGCAGTAGGAATGTCGTGGCAAGTTAAAGATTTGCTTTCAGATGAAAAAACAAAGAATGCTTTATTGAGTTGCCAGACTATAGAGACTATATTTCTTAGTTTAAAGGTCATCTGCGAAGTTAGTATTGTGCAATGCGTCAATTATGACTTTATGGATGTATCTCCCGTTCTAGCATATGCATCTCTTGCTTTGCACATGACTCTTCAGAAGGCCGGCCAATATATCCCGAGTAATAGTGGAACCAAGAACAAAATTCCAGATTCTTGTAGTTCAGAGGCAAGTGCTTATTTAATGTTAGTCTATAAAACCATGCTTAAGTAATAGCCCCTTTTCCGTTGGATAATAGAATGAAATGTATGTGGTGCCTTAAATTGCAATAGATATATATTCCAATCCAGATCTCTTTTCCTTCCACCTTAAATTGCTTAGCTGTTTAGTTAATAACTCCTGTTTGATGAAAATTGGAAGTTTTATAATTTAGATCTTATTCTAGTTGAGGGAAGTGTTTAATGCAAAGTTTCTTTTTGATTAAGTGGGCCGGGGCATTTCAATTGAACTGTCTGTTCCACTTTTTTAGCTTTACAGTATAATTCTATATTAACGGACTCTCAATTCCTGTCATTCTTCTGTAGGAAAAATTGGAGACGACGCTTGATCACTTGCTTGAATGTGTTAAGAAACTGTACGTGTCAGATGATTCCCCTGATGAAGCCAAGCAAGATAATGGAAAATCGACTCAACATGTAGATCAAAAGCTGAAGGAATCTGGAACAAATCGATCTCACTCCCTTCGGGGAGGTAAGCAATTCTCCTGTAAATTCTACTCTTGAGAGTGTAAAACTTTTTCAACTAATACTTCAATCTAAAATGATACCTGAACGTCAAAGTATTTGTTTTGTTAGCATTGAGCTGACAGGTTGAGATGTCCTGATGCTCcataacttaattttttaaattgagcCGACAGGTTGAGATGCCTTGATACtccataatttaattttttaaacagtTCCAGTTAATATGATTATGATTATTGTATTAATCCTGGTAATATCATTCTGATTTTGAATTCTTCAGTAATCACAGGGATAAACTCAAAATATTAAGACTTATAGGTTTCCTTATTCTTGAAGTTAGGTCAGATGATAGTATCTACTTAGTTGATGGAGACAATGAAAAAGAGCCATGCATCTAATTGTTTTGGGATTCAAGTTTGAAGTAAAATCTTGGATTTTTTGAGATGCTTTTTAGCATGTAGACTATTACTCTAAACATGAATGGCATAAATTGTTTTTGAcatttgtagttattcatgtagGATGTGTTGATGCTTCAGAAAAGACGTTGAAGCAGGTGAAGAACCTTATAGCAGTCCTCAAGTTCATTGTTGATGCTATTTCCATGGGGTTTCTTTCACAAAAGTATGAATTGTGCTTGAAATTCGCGTCAGAGTATATGCAATCCATCACGTCGATTTTAGGCCAACATGTTTACAAAGATATTCAAATCGATGcggaaatgaaagaaattttTCTGTGTCTAAAGAGCTCGTGGACCTATGCTGCCAAGTTATTGGGTGAAATATCAAGACGTGTGGAAGATTCCCTGTTGACAGAGACTTCAATTCTTGGTCATTATTTGCTTGATTTGATTGCCTTAACTGAAGTACACTTGGGGTCTGCTTATGCATCACGTCTTGTTGCAGTGGCAAAGGCTTGGCTTCCTGATCTGATTTTGGCGTTGGGAGCCAGTTGCACAATGAGACCTGTTGAAGGAGAGGAGGCGTACATCAACCTTTTTGAGCAGACCAAATTCTATTTTCCCTCATGGTTTTCAATCGTTGGAAAGATTGAACTTTCTAATACGAGTGAAGATTCTGCCGAGGAGGGGGACGACGATGGATCCTCCAACAAACATAATTCTTCCACATTTAAGAAATTTCTGAAGATGATTGTCACATTTTTGAAAAGAGATCACCACATTTTGGATGCAGTTGGAGTGATTTTTATGGTTGGTTCAGAAGTTGGGTTGGAAAGAAAGGATTTTGGGCTGGTACTTGGACTTCTACAGTTTGTGTGCCGAAGCCTATACAGTGCTGACGACAGAGAGTGGGGTGACATAATGTTGGCTTCATTACGACGTTGCTACCCTCAGATAGAGAGAGAAATAGAAGAATGTAATGGAGATGGACTTTATCAATTAGAGAAGGCAAAGGCTTTGCTTGAACCTATATGGTTGTATCACATTTTCGAAACTGGTAAGCTTTCAATGATGAATGAGTAGACAAACCTTATGTTACTTTTTATCTTTTACTTTTCCTGCAAGAAAGTTATTCTTCAATGGTGAAGCTGAGATTGGCTAAATCAGTAGGGgtttaaattggttaatttgaTTGAATTGAAGTTGAGGATATTGGGACCAAAAAGGAAGCACAGCCTGCACAGCCCA
The nucleotide sequence above comes from Benincasa hispida cultivar B227 chromosome 3, ASM972705v1, whole genome shotgun sequence. Encoded proteins:
- the LOC120072745 gene encoding uncharacterized protein LOC120072745, whose protein sequence is MEKRLRSSLESSAEEFVSSAVKLSLKSSKHTLKTLIHGVKSSSGYTSSIPLALQPPISRAIATFQNLTGSNCTNPNPQRIPSPSNSPQPPSTKRLRRSLRHSRTREFEGLESNGSNANSRKEKVLGELEILSYLVLLCISHPKRVFSLTDLLPCARDLHDNLIIFESDSVLSTEIANLCEEWWKEDLPGRESLISQSLPFLLSRSLTLKKKVDVHKVYMLREAFSLFDFEDESIEDLKFLLIRCVIAPLYLKTEDGRRFVAYTFGLSRQLLKEALAVIRSQIPFGRKSMLEGYGDIVFRAWRNSEENTRDEIENGFLQGLVEGAIHASTSVFAASIRRVLGGFINQRTVDGVEKLLFSLTEPVIFRSLQVANSNVRQNSLHLLLDVFPLENPDATKELKDTLLDRQFFLIEKLLTDESPDVRVVAVEGCCRILYLFWEIIPSSTITKIITKIFDEMSRDISNEVRLSTLNGVIYLFGNPQSHEILKVILPRLGHLMLDNALLVRVALADLLLLIRDVRDFQFNKVVSLDVLLTVLAHDQPIISQKITRLLMPSYFPTKVSTKEACSRCITLIKRSPMAGARFCEFAASEGASLKSIVELVRALIDLVSSSAKLDENYIDGLLLSAKYLCSCISKEPCYKIDLKDLFTAKKLKSLLLVAQSRCARSSLFNIFSSFSPDDFTDLLDECMQLLTNCHGLSGDIEKQAEVRSGHKFFQACDALDVMFEAMTLILQKSAYRCHIKFGTEIPKLSVSSGKRKKCKLSGKILSRLKHFGGKKSLSFEEDYFVAVGMSWQVKDLLSDEKTKNALLSCQTIETIFLSLKVICEVSIVQCVNYDFMDVSPVLAYASLALHMTLQKAGQYIPSNSGTKNKIPDSCSSEEKLETTLDHLLECVKKLYVSDDSPDEAKQDNGKSTQHVDQKLKESGTNRSHSLRGGCVDASEKTLKQVKNLIAVLKFIVDAISMGFLSQKYELCLKFASEYMQSITSILGQHVYKDIQIDAEMKEIFLCLKSSWTYAAKLLGEISRRVEDSLLTETSILGHYLLDLIALTEVHLGSAYASRLVAVAKAWLPDLILALGASCTMRPVEGEEAYINLFEQTKFYFPSWFSIVGKIELSNTSEDSAEEGDDDGSSNKHNSSTFKKFLKMIVTFLKRDHHILDAVGVIFMVGSEVGLERKDFGLVLGLLQFVCRSLYSADDREWGDIMLASLRRCYPQIEREIEECNGDGLYQLEKAKALLEPIWLYHIFETGKLSMMNE